One part of the Rutidosis leptorrhynchoides isolate AG116_Rl617_1_P2 chromosome 1, CSIRO_AGI_Rlap_v1, whole genome shotgun sequence genome encodes these proteins:
- the LOC139851854 gene encoding S-locus-specific glycoprotein S13-like has protein sequence MKFNSIPCKIEYIFHIPWNLSIPIPSDSNSFDTFHSIQKHSTSQTGPRIFELGFFRPDNTENRYLGIWYKKISPRTIVWVANRNQPLPGASPLVLKIVDPGVLSIFNNISMTWSSNATMTSANATAKLLDTGNLVLMDQQGKMMWQSFDYPTDTLLYHMKLGRDYTRGIEWHLSSWKTNQDPAPGDFTWGADAHGYPESKLKQGGVVKFRARPWRNNRGSDSKFDKNLTLIYSVVINEREEPFTWYVENSSLIGRLTLSSSGELQYWAWPEDGNKWLLGYKFPINIFDKYNFCGAYGTNSADPNAQSCACLDEKRFVPKNQKRMGNGRLVGWLC, from the coding sequence atgaaattcaaTTCCATTCCATGTAAAATAGAATACATTTTTCACATTCCATGGAATTTATCAATTCCAATTCCTTCGGATTCCAATTCCTTTGACACATTCCATTCCATCCAAAAACATTCCACGAGCCAAACGGGCCCTAGAATTTTCGAACTTGGATTTTTCCGGCCAGATAACACGGAGAACAGATATCTTGGTATTTGGTACAAGAAGATTTCTCCAAGAACGATCGTTTGGGTTGCCAACAGAAACCAACCTCTCCCAGGTGCATCGCCGCTTGTGTTAAAAATTGTTGATCCAGGAGTTCTCAGCATTTTTAACAACATCAGCATGACATGGTCATCCAACGCAACGATGACATCAGCAAATGCGACAGCAAAGCTTCTTGACACTGGAAATCTAGTGTTGATGGATCAACAGGGGAAGATGATGTGGCAGAGTTTTGATTATCCAACTGACACTCTTCTTTATCACATGAAGCTGGGGAGAGATTACACGAGGGGCATCGAATGGCATCTATCATCATGGAAGACTAATCAAGATCCAGCTCCAGGTGATTTCACATGGGGGGCCGACGCCCACGGTTATCCAGAAAGCAAATTAAAACAAGGTGGAGTGGTGAAATTTCGGGCTAGACCATGGAGAAACAACCGGGGTAGTGATTCTAAATTCGACAAAAACTTGACTCTGATATACAGTGTAGTTATCAATGAGAGGGAGGAGCCTTTTACCTGGTACGTTGAAAACAGTTCTCTCATAGGAAGGCTCACTTTGAGTTCTTCAGGGGAGTTACAATATTGGGCATGGCCAGAAGATGGTAATAAGTGGCTTCTTGGCTACAAATTTCCGATAAATATCTTTGATAAGTATAACTTTTGTGGTGCTTATGGAACCAACAGTGCTGATCCGAACGCACAATCGTGTGCTTGCTTGGATGAGAAAAGATTCGTGCCCAAAAACCAAAAAAGAATGGGGAATGGCAGATTGGTCGGGTGGTTGTGTTAG